A genomic segment from uncultured Marinifilum sp. encodes:
- a CDS encoding ChaN family lipoprotein: MKKLLFLSIIFLAFSNGNPTYRIFNENGKPIKYQKMIRQIVNADIILFGELHNNPISHWLELQVTKDLYEIKGKSLVLGAEMFETDNQELLTAYLEGKIDNKTFTDTARLWSNYLTDYKPLLDFAKEHKLHFVASNIPRRYASRVFREGFAALDSLNTIEKSFIAPQPIAYDAELPGYKSMKKMGMHMSSEKLNNFPKAQAIKDATMAHFILANFKKGQQFIHYNGAYHSNNYEGIVWYLRNANPNLKIATIYTATANQIKKMEDELKGSNTYVIVVREDMTKTY; this comes from the coding sequence ATGAAAAAACTTCTGTTTTTATCTATCATTTTTCTTGCATTCTCGAATGGAAATCCAACTTACCGAATTTTTAATGAGAATGGTAAGCCAATTAAATATCAGAAAATGATAAGGCAAATTGTCAATGCTGATATTATTTTGTTTGGAGAATTGCATAATAATCCTATTTCGCATTGGCTGGAACTGCAAGTCACTAAGGATTTGTATGAAATAAAAGGAAAAAGTTTAGTGCTTGGTGCTGAGATGTTCGAAACCGATAATCAGGAATTGCTAACAGCTTATTTAGAAGGTAAAATAGATAATAAAACTTTTACTGATACGGCTCGTTTATGGAGTAATTATTTAACCGATTACAAGCCTTTGCTCGATTTTGCCAAAGAGCATAAATTGCATTTTGTAGCCAGCAATATTCCGCGAAGATATGCTTCTAGAGTTTTTAGAGAAGGATTCGCAGCTCTCGACAGCCTTAATACAATAGAAAAATCTTTTATTGCTCCTCAACCCATTGCCTATGATGCTGAATTGCCAGGTTACAAATCGATGAAAAAAATGGGAATGCACATGAGCTCAGAAAAGCTTAATAATTTTCCAAAAGCACAGGCCATAAAAGATGCTACTATGGCACATTTTATTCTTGCTAATTTTAAGAAGGGTCAGCAATTTATTCATTATAACGGTGCGTATCATTCGAATAATTATGAAGGAATTGTCTGGTACCTAAGAAATGCAAATCCGAATCTTAAGATAGCTACTATTTATACCGCAACAGCTAATCAAATTAAAAAGATGGAAGATGAATTGAAAGGCTCTAATACTTATGTAATTGTTGTACGTGAGGATATGACCAAGACATATTAA
- the recR gene encoding recombination mediator RecR, producing the protein MSYTNFPSKLLENAVSEFSKLPGIGRKTALRLVLHLLNQPKEDVNKFGSSIIQLRNEIKHCSSCYNISDTEVCDICANPKRDHETICVVESIRDVMSIERTQQYNGIYHVLGGIISPMDGIGPSDLQIDPLVAKAKDGKMKEVILALSTTMEGDTTNFFLFKKLHKFDINITTIARGVSIGDELEYTDEITLGRSILHRTPFDQNLQ; encoded by the coding sequence ATGAGCTATACCAACTTTCCTTCTAAACTTCTTGAAAATGCCGTTTCTGAATTCTCTAAACTCCCGGGAATTGGTCGAAAAACTGCACTCCGATTGGTTTTACATTTATTAAATCAACCTAAAGAAGATGTTAATAAATTCGGCTCATCAATTATTCAACTTCGTAACGAAATTAAGCATTGTTCTTCTTGCTACAATATTTCAGATACCGAAGTTTGCGATATCTGTGCAAACCCCAAACGCGACCATGAAACCATTTGTGTGGTAGAAAGCATTCGAGACGTAATGTCTATTGAAAGAACTCAACAATACAATGGAATTTATCATGTATTGGGAGGAATTATATCTCCCATGGACGGAATTGGCCCCAGTGATTTGCAAATTGACCCACTTGTTGCAAAAGCCAAAGATGGAAAAATGAAAGAAGTAATTTTAGCTCTTAGTACAACTATGGAAGGCGATACAACTAATTTTTTCCTTTTTAAAAAACTCCACAAATTTGATATTAACATCACAACAATTGCACGTGGAGTTTCCATCGGCGATGAGCTGGAATATACCGATGAAATTACTTTGGGACGATCGATTCTTCACAGAACACCCTTCGATCAAAACCTTCAGTAA
- a CDS encoding alginate export family protein yields the protein MKKLFRLLPVLFLVVMPSFIMAQLRFTGELRPRTEYRHGLKSLFNSTDDAAFATSQRTRLNLGYAEEKFRVGLSVQDVRTWGDVKQLNMSDKNQLMLHEAWGELIFNENISLKVGRQELVYDDSRILGNVGWAQQGSVSKVGSAYKKEYLC from the coding sequence ATGAAAAAACTATTTCGATTATTACCAGTCCTGTTTCTGGTTGTAATGCCATCATTTATTATGGCTCAGCTAAGGTTTACGGGCGAACTTAGACCACGTACCGAGTATCGTCACGGCTTAAAATCATTATTTAATTCGACTGATGATGCAGCTTTTGCAACTTCACAACGTACTCGTTTAAACTTAGGGTATGCCGAAGAAAAATTTCGTGTAGGTTTATCTGTTCAGGATGTTCGTACATGGGGTGATGTTAAGCAATTAAACATGTCCGATAAAAATCAATTGATGTTACACGAAGCCTGGGGAGAATTAATTTTTAATGAGAATATTTCATTAAAAGTGGGACGTCAGGAATTGGTTTACGACGATTCAAGAATATTGGGTAATGTAGGTTGGGCTCAGCAAGGATCAGTTTCAAAAGTTGGGTCTGCGTACAAAAAGGAATACCTTTGCTGA
- a CDS encoding GNAT family protein, whose translation MQILENKNIRLRALEPTDLKLLYKWENDSTIWEVSNTLKPFSLFVLKQYLESSHLDIFETKQLRLVIEQMDNNKAVGLIDLFDFDPYHRHAGIGILIHNKENQQKGYASEALQSLCNYAFTVLKLHQLYCNIASNNENSLRLFKNQGFEIAGLKKDWINTAHGWKDEYLLQKINTKDF comes from the coding sequence ATGCAAATCCTAGAAAATAAAAATATTCGATTGCGTGCCCTTGAGCCAACCGATTTAAAATTACTTTACAAATGGGAAAATGATTCTACAATATGGGAAGTTAGTAACACACTAAAACCATTTTCTCTTTTTGTTTTAAAACAATATTTAGAAAGTTCGCATTTAGATATTTTTGAAACCAAACAATTGCGCCTCGTAATAGAACAAATGGATAATAACAAGGCTGTAGGCTTAATCGATCTATTCGATTTTGATCCATATCATCGTCATGCAGGAATAGGAATTTTAATACACAACAAAGAAAACCAACAAAAAGGTTACGCAAGCGAAGCATTGCAAAGCCTATGCAACTATGCATTTACAGTACTTAAACTCCATCAATTGTATTGTAATATTGCCTCAAATAATGAAAATAGTTTGCGCTTGTTCAAAAATCAGGGATTCGAAATTGCCGGATTAAAAAAAGATTGGATTAATACAGCTCATGGCTGGAAAGATGAGTATCTTCTTCAAAAAATAAACACTAAAGATTTTTAA
- a CDS encoding type I restriction enzyme HsdR N-terminal domain-containing protein gives MENLNLPTYSFKLKFDLQRKLIFDSIRKKYVVLTPEEWVRQNFIRYLVEEKGYPVSLIAVEKKVDINLLPQRSDIVLYNKNANPVIIVECKSTKIKITQEVFNQVARYNMKLKVPFLVVTNGLRHFCCYMNYEKHNFKFVEDIPNYQEIKNL, from the coding sequence ATGGAAAATTTAAATTTACCAACTTATTCCTTCAAATTAAAATTTGATCTGCAAAGAAAACTAATTTTTGACAGTATTCGAAAGAAGTATGTTGTATTAACGCCGGAAGAATGGGTTCGACAAAATTTCATTCGATATTTGGTTGAAGAAAAAGGTTATCCTGTTTCTTTAATTGCTGTTGAGAAAAAGGTAGACATCAATCTATTACCGCAGCGAAGTGATATTGTTCTTTACAATAAAAATGCAAATCCTGTAATTATTGTGGAGTGTAAATCCACCAAAATTAAAATTACCCAAGAGGTATTTAATCAAGTTGCCAGATACAATATGAAGCTTAAAGTTCCTTTTTTAGTTGTTACTAATGGCTTAAGGCATTTTTGTTGCTACATGAATTATGAGAAACATAACTTTAAGTTTGTTGAGGATATTCCTAATTATCAGGAAATTAAAAATCTTTAG
- a CDS encoding transposase yields the protein MNGDKFRRQYKTNLSGFDQWDKKLHAKDYLIFPENIGSNLALDETAFSNGELYTILSNKDKKGKQGSLVGVFNGTQADSIISLIREHISEELRYTVKEVTLDMAGSMNKIVRKCFLKAEITTDRFHVQKLANDAVQELRIKHRWKIIDDENAEYKKAKLEGKLYKPEILENGDTLRQLMARARYALYKSPEKWTTSQEIRARLLFERFPEIKKAYRLSDGLRKIYNQSLEPNVARLKLAQWFDEIERAGMDSFNSIKRTFEVHHKQIVNYFLNRSTNAFAESLNAKIKNFRRSLRGIVDLDFFLFRLSKIFA from the coding sequence ATAAATGGTGATAAATTTCGAAGACAGTACAAAACAAATTTAAGTGGTTTTGATCAATGGGATAAAAAGCTACACGCCAAAGATTACCTGATATTTCCTGAAAACATAGGTTCTAATTTAGCTCTTGATGAAACAGCCTTTTCAAATGGAGAGTTGTATACCATTCTCAGTAACAAAGATAAAAAAGGAAAGCAAGGTAGCTTGGTTGGTGTGTTTAACGGAACGCAAGCTGATTCCATTATAAGTTTAATTCGCGAACACATTTCAGAAGAGTTGCGCTATACCGTTAAAGAAGTTACTCTTGACATGGCTGGTAGCATGAATAAGATCGTAAGAAAATGTTTTCTAAAAGCTGAAATCACTACAGATCGATTTCATGTGCAAAAGCTGGCCAATGATGCCGTACAAGAGCTTAGAATTAAGCATAGGTGGAAGATAATAGATGATGAAAATGCAGAGTATAAGAAAGCGAAATTAGAAGGAAAATTGTATAAACCTGAAATATTGGAAAATGGTGATACACTGCGACAATTGATGGCTAGAGCTCGTTATGCATTGTATAAATCTCCGGAAAAATGGACTACATCTCAAGAAATCAGAGCTCGTTTATTATTTGAAAGATTTCCCGAAATTAAGAAAGCATACAGGCTCTCGGATGGACTTAGAAAAATATACAATCAATCTTTAGAACCAAATGTAGCTAGACTTAAACTAGCACAATGGTTCGATGAAATTGAAAGAGCCGGAATGGATTCTTTTAATTCAATAAAAAGAACTTTTGAAGTACATCATAAACAAATTGTTAATTATTTCTTGAATAGAAGTACAAACGCTTTTGCCGAATCATTAAATGCTAAAATTAAAAATTTCAGAAGATCTTTAAGAGGGATTGTTGATTTAGATTTCTTCCTTTTTAGGTTATCTAAAATTTTTGCTTAG
- a CDS encoding dihydrolipoamide acetyltransferase family protein — protein sequence MAKIEIMIPAMGEGITEANITQFLKKEGDFVEEEESIIEIATDKVDSEIPAPQSGKIAKLLFSEGDTAQVGDVVAILLTEGEELSEEVNTKPLANISEAKEQKTEKLATEIALESAPKSKKENSAFISPLVRTIAQKENISTKELSLIKGSGENKRVTKKDILKYIENKKFKPETQTILAKQEISAPVSPIQPSYNGDNVEIIEMDRMRKLIANYMVSSKQISPHVTSFIDVDVTGLVQWRNKIKDDFLKKEGQKLTFTPIFVEAVSKALKDYPMVNVSVDGDKIIRKKFINIGMATALPSGNLIVPVIKSADEKNLVGITKAVNDLANRARQNKLAPDDIQGSTFTITNLGAFGSTTGTPIINQPEVAILAVGAIKKKPAVIETPHGDTIGIRNIMVLSLSYDHRVVDGALGGLFLKRIAENLENFDINRNI from the coding sequence ATGGCTAAAATAGAAATTATGATTCCTGCTATGGGGGAAGGAATCACAGAAGCAAACATTACTCAATTTTTAAAAAAAGAAGGAGATTTTGTTGAAGAAGAAGAATCGATTATAGAAATAGCAACCGATAAGGTTGACTCAGAGATACCCGCCCCACAAAGTGGAAAAATTGCTAAACTTCTTTTTTCGGAAGGAGATACTGCTCAGGTTGGCGATGTAGTTGCCATTCTACTAACCGAAGGAGAAGAGTTAAGCGAAGAAGTAAATACAAAACCTTTAGCAAACATATCAGAAGCGAAAGAGCAAAAAACCGAAAAACTTGCAACAGAAATTGCATTAGAATCTGCACCTAAAAGTAAGAAAGAAAATTCTGCTTTTATTTCTCCTTTAGTTCGAACGATAGCACAAAAAGAAAATATTAGTACAAAAGAATTAAGTTTAATAAAAGGATCTGGAGAAAACAAAAGAGTCACAAAAAAAGATATCCTTAAGTACATAGAAAACAAAAAGTTTAAGCCCGAAACACAAACTATCTTGGCAAAGCAAGAAATTTCGGCACCTGTAAGCCCTATTCAACCAAGCTATAATGGCGACAATGTAGAAATTATTGAAATGGATCGCATGCGTAAGTTGATTGCTAATTATATGGTAAGTTCGAAACAAATATCCCCTCATGTTACATCATTTATTGATGTGGACGTAACCGGACTAGTGCAATGGAGAAATAAAATAAAAGATGATTTTTTAAAAAAAGAAGGTCAAAAATTAACTTTTACTCCAATTTTTGTTGAGGCAGTAAGCAAAGCCCTTAAAGATTATCCTATGGTAAATGTTTCGGTTGATGGTGATAAAATTATACGTAAAAAATTTATTAACATAGGAATGGCCACAGCTTTACCAAGTGGAAACCTAATTGTTCCGGTAATTAAATCGGCCGATGAGAAAAACTTGGTAGGAATTACCAAAGCAGTTAACGATTTAGCAAACAGAGCAAGACAAAATAAACTTGCCCCTGATGATATTCAGGGAAGTACTTTTACAATAACAAATTTGGGTGCCTTTGGAAGCACAACCGGAACCCCAATAATTAATCAGCCCGAAGTGGCAATTTTAGCAGTTGGAGCGATTAAAAAGAAACCTGCCGTAATCGAAACTCCACATGGCGATACCATTGGAATTCGTAATATTATGGTTCTATCTCTTTCTTATGATCATAGGGTTGTAGATGGAGCTTTGGGAGGATTGTTTTTGAAAAGAATTGCCGAAAATCTGGAAAACTTCGATATTAATAGAAATATTTAA
- the ccsA gene encoding cytochrome c biogenesis protein CcsA yields MNKFLKFVFSMQTMGVLILLFAFSIGIATFIENDFGTPAAKALVYNAVWFEIMLSIIVANLIANIIRYKLYKKEKWSVFLFHAAFIIIFIGSAITRYIGYEGNMHIREGQTSNKITSTESYIDVILEKRGKHIRESEKFTFTSVTESKYNEKLAIENSEVEINLKAFIPNAKTTLVQSAGGAPVLEMVSVGNSGMSGMINFTMEYNGMRMLGNQMLAFGNNSYPKAIVFDYTDSLRMKSPIPVQEISMMGGEPIAMEANKWHVISPQKLYDIGEIKLVLKKFYPSAIFKYMQGEDRNAPSILVFDLKKDNSHKELIVKGQDNYVGDASTANFGDLNVSIAYGSKIIDLPFSLKLNDFQLERYPGSNSPSSFASEVTLYDNEKSLEKDYRIYMNNILKHNGFRFFQASYDTDEKGTILSVNHDYWGMMITYFGYAIMMLGMAWSLFNRNTRFKLLGKQSRKIKTLTVFACLVGANILSASAQDFKLVPLEQAKSFGKIIVQDKGGRFEPINTLASDVIRKISKKGSFHGHSSEQIFLSMVTNPQEWQRVPIIKVGDKQLAKEMGISGKYASFMDFLTDQSQYKLSKKVQDAYSKKPAHRTKYDKEIILVDERVNISYMVFTGDFLKIFPNPNNSMGEWLAPTTEIKFTGADSLFIKKSLIMLGQALYKNDLSAADSYISGIKQYQIKFGSEVMPPEGKQKVEILYNDINIFKRLFPYYLGIGFFLVIFLIVHILKPTFPIRWIVRIAIVILAAGFILHTGGLAARWYISGHAPWSNGFETMTFIAWGCLLAGFIFAKISDLALAATAILAGLALFVAHLSWMSPEVTNLVPVLKSYWLTIHVAIITSSYSFLALATILGLINLILFNLQNKDNKNRLRENINKLTRISEMTMTIGLYFLTIGTFLGGIWANESWGRYWGWDPKETWALVSILVYSFVLHMRFIPGLKSIYTFNIASVWSYSAILMTYFGVNYYLAGMHSYAKGDPVPIPVWVYYSIAIVLALSFIAYYNYKKHNTISQELNAKRENN; encoded by the coding sequence ATGAATAAGTTTTTGAAATTCGTTTTCTCGATGCAAACAATGGGAGTTCTCATTTTACTTTTTGCTTTCTCCATTGGAATTGCAACTTTTATAGAAAATGACTTTGGAACTCCTGCTGCAAAAGCTCTTGTATACAATGCAGTATGGTTTGAGATTATGCTATCGATAATTGTTGCCAATCTAATTGCCAACATTATAAGATATAAACTCTACAAAAAAGAAAAATGGTCTGTTTTCTTATTCCACGCAGCCTTTATTATAATATTTATTGGCTCGGCAATAACTCGTTATATTGGTTATGAGGGAAATATGCATATTCGTGAGGGACAAACAAGCAATAAAATTACGAGCACAGAGTCGTATATTGATGTAATTCTTGAAAAACGAGGAAAACATATCCGTGAAAGCGAGAAATTTACATTTACAAGCGTAACAGAATCAAAATATAATGAAAAACTTGCCATTGAAAATAGTGAAGTTGAAATAAACCTTAAGGCTTTTATTCCTAATGCAAAAACTACTTTAGTGCAGTCTGCCGGCGGCGCACCTGTTTTAGAGATGGTATCGGTTGGTAACTCGGGAATGAGTGGCATGATAAATTTCACAATGGAATACAATGGAATGCGTATGTTAGGCAATCAGATGTTGGCTTTTGGGAATAATTCTTACCCTAAGGCTATTGTTTTTGATTATACTGACAGCTTAAGAATGAAGAGTCCAATACCGGTACAGGAAATTAGCATGATGGGTGGAGAACCAATTGCAATGGAAGCAAACAAATGGCATGTAATATCCCCACAAAAATTATACGATATAGGTGAAATTAAACTTGTGCTTAAGAAATTTTATCCTTCTGCAATTTTTAAATACATGCAGGGAGAAGATAGAAATGCTCCAAGCATATTGGTATTCGACCTAAAAAAAGACAATTCTCATAAAGAGTTAATTGTTAAAGGACAAGATAACTATGTAGGCGACGCCAGCACAGCAAATTTTGGTGATTTGAATGTATCTATTGCCTATGGATCTAAAATTATCGACCTTCCTTTCTCTCTTAAATTGAACGATTTTCAACTGGAAAGATATCCAGGGTCGAATAGTCCTTCTTCATTTGCCAGCGAGGTAACATTATACGATAATGAAAAATCCCTAGAAAAAGATTACCGCATTTATATGAATAACATTCTTAAACATAACGGATTTCGTTTTTTTCAGGCATCGTATGATACCGATGAAAAAGGAACTATTCTTTCTGTAAATCATGATTACTGGGGAATGATGATTACCTACTTTGGTTACGCCATAATGATGTTAGGAATGGCCTGGTCGCTATTTAATAGAAATACCCGATTTAAGCTTTTAGGTAAGCAGTCGAGAAAGATAAAAACACTGACTGTTTTTGCATGTTTAGTGGGCGCAAATATTTTATCTGCTTCGGCACAAGATTTTAAGCTTGTGCCATTAGAGCAGGCTAAAAGTTTTGGAAAAATAATAGTGCAAGATAAAGGAGGCCGATTTGAACCTATCAATACACTTGCCAGCGATGTAATTAGAAAAATAAGCAAAAAAGGAAGTTTTCATGGGCATTCTTCCGAACAGATTTTCCTGAGTATGGTTACTAATCCACAGGAGTGGCAAAGGGTACCCATAATAAAAGTTGGCGATAAACAATTGGCTAAAGAAATGGGCATTTCGGGTAAATATGCTTCGTTTATGGATTTTTTAACAGATCAAAGTCAATATAAATTGAGTAAGAAGGTACAAGATGCTTATTCGAAAAAACCTGCACATAGAACAAAATACGACAAAGAAATAATTTTAGTAGATGAGCGTGTAAATATTTCATACATGGTATTTACAGGTGATTTTCTTAAAATTTTTCCTAATCCTAATAATAGTATGGGTGAATGGTTAGCTCCTACTACAGAAATTAAGTTTACGGGTGCCGATTCTTTATTTATAAAAAAATCGCTAATTATGCTTGGTCAGGCTTTATATAAAAATGATTTAAGCGCTGCAGATAGCTATATATCAGGAATTAAACAATATCAGATAAAATTTGGTAGTGAAGTTATGCCACCAGAAGGAAAACAAAAGGTTGAAATTCTGTACAACGATATCAATATTTTTAAACGTCTGTTTCCATATTATCTTGGTATAGGATTCTTTTTAGTAATATTTTTAATAGTACATATCTTAAAGCCAACATTTCCTATTCGCTGGATTGTACGAATTGCTATTGTTATTTTAGCTGCAGGATTCATTCTTCACACTGGTGGTCTTGCTGCACGTTGGTATATTTCGGGACATGCACCATGGAGTAATGGATTCGAAACCATGACTTTTATTGCCTGGGGATGTTTACTTGCAGGGTTTATTTTTGCAAAAATATCCGATTTAGCATTAGCAGCAACAGCAATTTTGGCTGGTTTGGCACTATTTGTAGCTCATCTAAGCTGGATGAGTCCGGAAGTAACCAATTTGGTTCCTGTTCTAAAATCTTACTGGCTAACCATTCATGTTGCCATTATAACATCGAGTTATTCGTTTTTGGCTTTAGCTACAATATTAGGACTAATTAATCTTATACTGTTTAACTTACAAAACAAGGATAACAAAAATAGATTAAGAGAAAATATTAATAAGCTTACCCGCATTAGTGAAATGACCATGACCATCGGTTTGTATTTTCTTACCATAGGAACTTTTCTTGGAGGAATATGGGCGAACGAATCGTGGGGGCGATACTGGGGATGGGATCCGAAAGAAACTTGGGCATTGGTAAGTATACTGGTTTACAGTTTTGTTTTACACATGCGATTTATTCCAGGATTAAAATCGATTTATACTTTTAATATTGCATCGGTATGGAGTTACAGTGCAATTTTAATGACATACTTTGGTGTAAACTACTATTTAGCAGGAATGCATTCTTATGCCAAAGGCGATCCGGTACCAATACCTGTTTGGGTATATTACAGTATTGCAATTGTTTTAGCACTTAGTTTTATAGCCTATTATAATTATAAAAAACACAACACTATAAGTCAGGAGCTTAATGCAAAAAGAGAAAATAATTAA
- a CDS encoding cupin domain-containing protein codes for MKDLNQALEANQVIDIVSEYIDLSVIPFRQEKRSVVRVDTRNPMYGGNGIVYLLQMFDVDELINNRIGCFMVFLNKNDQAGFHNHGPRGEEEVYVVMHGQGEYSDKDGENGEVRTHKIKKGNITAVSNNGFHSVQNTSSEPLIIFVITTNMA; via the coding sequence ATGAAAGATTTAAATCAGGCACTGGAAGCTAATCAGGTAATTGATATTGTTTCGGAGTATATCGACCTTTCGGTAATTCCATTTAGACAAGAGAAGCGCTCGGTTGTTCGTGTAGATACGAGAAATCCAATGTATGGAGGCAATGGAATTGTTTACTTGTTACAAATGTTCGATGTTGATGAATTGATTAATAATCGAATTGGTTGCTTTATGGTTTTTTTGAATAAAAACGATCAGGCCGGATTTCATAATCATGGTCCAAGAGGAGAGGAAGAAGTTTATGTTGTTATGCATGGACAGGGAGAATATTCCGATAAAGATGGTGAAAATGGAGAAGTAAGAACTCATAAAATTAAGAAAGGAAATATTACTGCGGTTAGTAATAATGGCTTTCACTCGGTACAAAATACCAGCAGTGAACCTCTCATTATATTTGTGATAACTACTAATATGGCTTAA
- a CDS encoding sodium:solute symporter, giving the protein MTPITILFVVCAYFALLLLISYFTGRKADNSGFFVGNKQSPWYVVAFGMVGASLSGVTFISVPGWVKSIDFTYMQMVFGYMLGYIVVANILLPLYYKLNLTSIYSYLDGRFGRVSYKTGALFFLLSRTIGASFRLFLMANVLQITVFEAWGIPFAVTVIITILLIWLYTFKGGIKTIVWTDTLQTLFMLLAVGVSIYLIMDKLHLDISGLSEMLSKSDYSKVFVFDDWESKQNFFKQFFTGAFITIVMTGLDQDMMQKNLSCKNLGEAKKNMYWYGFAFIPANLLFLILGALLLLFAQHEGISIPERGDDLFPILATQHLGPLVSLFFLIGLMAAAYSSADSALTSLTTSFTVDILGADEKDELRTKKLRRQSHILFSVLLLIVILIFKAINDDSVIAAIFTVAGYTYGPLLGLYAFGLFTKYQVKDSLVPYIAILAPVICYVLKDNSMEWFGIPIGFELLIINGALTFLGLLLISKKRKLIS; this is encoded by the coding sequence GTGACTCCAATTACTATACTTTTTGTTGTTTGTGCTTATTTCGCACTTTTACTCTTAATATCATATTTTACTGGTCGCAAGGCCGATAATAGTGGTTTTTTTGTGGGAAACAAACAATCGCCATGGTATGTAGTTGCCTTTGGTATGGTTGGAGCATCACTTTCGGGTGTAACTTTTATTTCGGTGCCAGGTTGGGTAAAGTCTATCGATTTTACTTATATGCAAATGGTTTTTGGATACATGCTGGGTTATATTGTGGTTGCTAATATTTTATTGCCTCTTTATTATAAATTAAACCTTACCTCTATTTATTCCTATTTAGATGGTCGATTTGGAAGAGTATCCTATAAAACCGGAGCTCTATTTTTCCTGCTTTCCCGAACTATTGGAGCATCTTTTAGGTTATTTTTAATGGCAAATGTATTGCAAATAACTGTTTTCGAAGCTTGGGGAATTCCATTTGCTGTAACAGTAATTATTACAATTTTACTGATTTGGTTATACACATTTAAAGGAGGAATAAAAACCATTGTATGGACCGATACTTTGCAAACTCTTTTTATGTTGTTGGCTGTTGGTGTAAGTATTTATTTAATTATGGATAAGTTACATTTAGATATATCTGGCTTAAGCGAAATGCTTAGTAAAAGTGATTATTCGAAGGTGTTTGTGTTCGACGATTGGGAAAGTAAGCAGAATTTCTTTAAACAGTTTTTTACAGGTGCATTTATTACTATTGTAATGACAGGGCTTGACCAAGATATGATGCAAAAAAATCTAAGTTGTAAAAATCTGGGCGAAGCCAAAAAGAATATGTATTGGTATGGCTTTGCTTTTATTCCTGCCAATTTGCTGTTTTTAATTTTAGGTGCATTGTTACTACTTTTTGCTCAACACGAGGGAATTTCAATACCCGAAAGGGGCGATGATCTTTTTCCAATATTGGCAACTCAACATTTAGGACCCCTTGTAAGCCTATTCTTTTTGATTGGATTAATGGCTGCTGCTTATTCAAGTGCCGATTCGGCCTTAACCTCTTTAACTACATCGTTTACCGTAGATATTTTAGGTGCAGATGAAAAGGATGAGTTAAGAACAAAAAAATTACGTAGGCAGTCGCATATTTTATTTTCGGTTTTACTCTTAATTGTAATATTGATTTTTAAAGCCATAAACGACGACTCGGTAATTGCAGCCATATTTACCGTTGCCGGATATACTTACGGACCTCTGCTGGGATTGTATGCATTTGGATTGTTTACAAAATATCAGGTAAAGGATAGTTTGGTGCCTTATATAGCTATTTTGGCTCCGGTAATTTGTTATGTGTTAAAAGATAATTCGATGGAATGGTTTGGCATTCCAATAGGTTTTGAATTGTTGATAATAAATGGTGCTTTAACTTTTTTGGGTTTGCTGCTAATAAGTAAAAAGCGAAAATTAATATCTTAG
- a CDS encoding FKBP-type peptidyl-prolyl cis-trans isomerase, with amino-acid sequence MKYTLLVLMLAFFVSCDISNDDVIEPEELDYDYTEQNEADIAEYVKENNLNATRSESGLYYVIDEEGTGEQPISTSNVTVAYTGYYLDGKKFDESGSNGVDFYLNKVIAGWTEGIAYFKEGGKGMLLIPAHLGYGNNDYYTIPGGSVLIFDIELISVNE; translated from the coding sequence ATGAAGTACACTCTTTTAGTCTTAATGCTTGCCTTTTTTGTATCCTGTGATATTAGTAATGATGATGTAATTGAGCCAGAAGAGCTCGATTATGACTACACAGAGCAAAATGAAGCAGATATAGCTGAATATGTTAAGGAAAACAATTTAAATGCAACTCGCAGCGAATCGGGTTTGTATTATGTGATTGATGAGGAAGGAACAGGAGAACAGCCAATATCAACATCGAATGTAACAGTTGCTTATACTGGATATTATCTGGATGGGAAAAAGTTTGACGAGAGTGGAAGTAATGGTGTCGACTTTTATTTGAATAAGGTAATTGCTGGATGGACCGAAGGGATTGCTTATTTTAAAGAAGGAGGAAAAGGAATGTTATTAATTCCAGCGCATTTAGGATATGGTAATAACGATTATTATACGATTCCTGGAGGTTCAGTTCTTATTTTTGATATAGAATTAATATCTGTAAATGAGTAG